One stretch of Pseudoalteromonas shioyasakiensis DNA includes these proteins:
- the serS gene encoding serine--tRNA ligase, translating into MLDSKYLRQDIEQAAARLATRGFELDIAAVTALEEKRKTLQVKTQELQSERNASSKAIGQAKAKGEHEKAQQLLDSVSTLGDQLDSVKAEQDAVLEELKQIALAIPNLPDESVPVGEDEEQNVEILTWGTPKSYDFEVKDHVDVGQDVNGLDFEMGVKISGARFTVMRGQVARMHRALTQFMLDTHTEQNGYTEMYVPYLVNSASLYGTSQLPKFAGDLFHTLGLVDDDGQQQPGFSLIPTAEVPLTNSARDEIYDESDLPIRLTAHTPCFRSEAGSYGRDTRGLIRQHQFDKVELVQLVKPEDSMQALEELTGHAEQILQALELPYRKVILCTGDMGFGAAKTYDLEVWLPAQNTYREISSCSNMVDFQARRMQARFRRQGEKKPELLHTLNGSGLAVGRTLVAILENYQQADGSIVVPEVLRPYMGGLEVIK; encoded by the coding sequence ATGTTAGATTCTAAATATTTACGTCAAGATATCGAACAAGCGGCTGCACGTTTAGCAACACGTGGTTTCGAACTTGATATTGCAGCGGTAACTGCACTTGAAGAAAAACGCAAAACATTACAAGTAAAAACGCAAGAACTTCAAAGCGAGCGTAATGCAAGTTCCAAAGCTATTGGCCAAGCAAAAGCGAAAGGCGAGCACGAGAAAGCACAACAGTTGCTTGATTCAGTAAGTACTCTTGGTGACCAACTAGACAGCGTTAAAGCAGAGCAAGACGCTGTATTAGAAGAGCTTAAGCAAATCGCGCTAGCTATTCCAAACTTACCTGATGAGTCTGTGCCAGTTGGTGAAGACGAAGAGCAAAACGTTGAAATTTTAACGTGGGGCACGCCTAAGTCATATGATTTTGAAGTAAAAGATCACGTAGATGTTGGTCAAGACGTAAACGGCCTAGACTTTGAAATGGGTGTTAAAATCAGTGGCGCACGTTTTACTGTTATGCGCGGCCAAGTGGCCCGTATGCACCGTGCTCTTACTCAGTTTATGCTTGATACGCACACAGAGCAAAATGGCTACACAGAAATGTATGTGCCTTACCTAGTAAATAGCGCAAGCTTATACGGTACAAGCCAATTACCTAAGTTTGCCGGTGACTTATTCCATACATTAGGTTTAGTGGATGACGACGGTCAGCAACAACCTGGTTTTAGCTTAATTCCAACTGCTGAAGTACCGCTTACAAACAGTGCCCGTGACGAAATCTACGACGAAAGCGATTTACCAATTCGCTTAACTGCTCACACACCATGTTTCCGTAGTGAAGCTGGTAGCTATGGTCGTGATACACGTGGTCTTATTCGTCAACACCAATTCGACAAAGTTGAATTAGTACAACTTGTAAAACCAGAAGATTCAATGCAAGCACTAGAAGAACTAACAGGTCACGCTGAGCAAATCTTACAAGCATTAGAGCTTCCTTATCGTAAAGTAATTTTATGTACGGGTGATATGGGCTTTGGCGCAGCAAAAACTTACGATTTAGAAGTTTGGTTACCTGCACAAAACACCTATCGTGAAATCTCATCATGTTCAAACATGGTTGATTTCCAAGCGCGTCGTATGCAAGCGCGTTTCCGTCGTCAAGGCGAGAAAAAGCCAGAGTTACTACACACACTAAACGGTTCAGGTTTAGCGGTTGGTCGTACACTTGTAGCAATCTTAGAGAACTACCAACAAGCTGACGGCTCGATTGTTGTTCCAGAAGTATTACGCCCATATATGGGTGGCTTAGAAGTTATTAAATAA
- a CDS encoding arylsulfatase: MDIIKKSVVLTSALTPYIASADTPDRTQLPIPDVRPQTYSQLDVRDVQRPDPTSRVKAPDGAPNVLVILLDDVGFSQSSLFGGAVDMPTLSALAKQGLMYNQFHTTGVSSATRTAILTGRNHHQNNMGSIAETATAFPGNTGVRPNYIAALPKILKYNGYSTAMFGKNHEIPAWETGPAGVQTLWPKEVGFDKFYGFFGGETDQYQPVLIDGITRIKTPRKKDYHFTEDMTDKTIEWLNLEQSYNADKPFFIYYAPGAVHAPHHAPKEWIDKYKGKFSMGWDKLRQETFERQKANNIIPKNTVLPPMPDFVPRWDSLTADEKRVFERQMEVYAGYLAHTDHEIGRVVETLKKNGEFDNTLIFYIVGDNGASAEGNRNGSFNSLAFYNGIDEPSSYALENIEKLGGPESFPHYASGWAVAGDSPFVWTKGMASDYGGTRNAMVVSWPHGIKKNGQNIRSQWSHVVDIAPTVLETAKLPFPKKVEGIKQIPMAGVSFAQSFNNPDAETDHKVQYFELAGNRAIYKDGWLARVTHWALTESSANFTTLQKDEWELFDTTQDWSLSNNLADKYPKKLKEMKKLFDKEAQENHVYPIDDRTLERMNAEIAGRPDAMFGKQSLTLYEGAKGIPENSFLNIKNKSFDLVAKVITDDVKNTNGVVIAQGGNFAGWTLFVKNGVPTFEYNWLTYEYTKVSGSELKKGENEIKVEFRYDEDGKGGKGNAAGLGKGGNVYLYVNGKLAAKKLIPNTIASLFSLDDGVGIGEDEGGAVSLDYEAPFTFNKKIEQVTTSIVQ, from the coding sequence ATGGATATTATTAAAAAATCAGTGGTTTTAACTAGCGCACTCACTCCATATATAGCCAGTGCTGACACACCTGATAGAACTCAGCTTCCAATTCCGGATGTAAGACCTCAAACTTACTCTCAATTAGATGTTAGAGATGTACAGCGACCAGATCCAACATCCCGTGTGAAAGCACCAGATGGAGCCCCCAATGTACTTGTAATATTACTCGATGATGTTGGTTTTAGTCAGTCATCATTGTTTGGTGGTGCTGTTGACATGCCAACGCTAAGTGCGCTGGCTAAACAAGGCTTAATGTATAACCAATTCCATACTACTGGCGTTAGCTCCGCTACGCGCACAGCAATATTAACAGGACGTAATCATCACCAAAATAACATGGGCTCTATTGCCGAGACAGCAACAGCTTTTCCTGGAAATACCGGTGTAAGACCTAATTACATCGCAGCATTACCTAAAATTTTGAAATACAACGGTTATAGCACGGCTATGTTTGGTAAAAACCATGAGATCCCAGCATGGGAAACAGGTCCAGCTGGGGTTCAAACCTTATGGCCGAAAGAAGTCGGGTTTGATAAGTTTTATGGCTTTTTTGGTGGGGAAACGGACCAGTATCAACCAGTATTAATTGATGGTATTACTCGCATAAAAACGCCACGTAAGAAAGATTATCATTTTACTGAGGATATGACAGACAAAACCATTGAATGGCTAAATTTAGAACAAAGTTATAATGCCGATAAACCCTTCTTTATTTACTATGCGCCTGGCGCCGTACATGCGCCGCATCATGCTCCCAAAGAATGGATTGATAAGTACAAAGGTAAGTTCTCAATGGGCTGGGATAAATTGAGACAAGAAACATTTGAGCGACAAAAAGCAAATAACATTATTCCGAAAAATACGGTACTGCCGCCCATGCCAGATTTTGTTCCTAGATGGGATTCGCTCACTGCTGACGAAAAGCGTGTATTTGAACGACAAATGGAAGTATATGCTGGCTATTTAGCACATACGGATCATGAAATAGGTCGAGTTGTTGAAACACTTAAGAAAAATGGCGAGTTCGACAACACCCTAATTTTCTACATCGTAGGGGACAATGGAGCAAGTGCAGAGGGGAATAGAAATGGTAGCTTCAACTCGCTAGCTTTCTATAATGGCATTGACGAACCGTCTTCATATGCTCTGGAAAATATCGAAAAACTCGGTGGGCCAGAAAGTTTTCCACATTACGCTTCAGGTTGGGCTGTCGCTGGTGATTCGCCTTTTGTATGGACTAAGGGCATGGCATCAGATTATGGCGGTACACGAAACGCCATGGTAGTAAGTTGGCCTCATGGCATTAAAAAGAATGGTCAAAACATCCGTAGCCAGTGGTCACATGTCGTTGATATCGCTCCGACAGTATTAGAAACAGCTAAACTTCCTTTTCCTAAGAAAGTCGAAGGTATTAAGCAAATCCCTATGGCTGGGGTGAGTTTTGCGCAATCATTTAACAACCCCGATGCAGAAACAGATCACAAAGTTCAATACTTTGAGCTTGCTGGTAATCGAGCTATTTACAAAGATGGCTGGTTAGCAAGGGTTACACATTGGGCATTAACCGAATCATCAGCGAACTTCACTACCTTGCAAAAAGATGAGTGGGAGTTGTTTGACACCACACAGGATTGGTCTCTTTCTAACAATTTAGCTGATAAGTACCCCAAGAAACTCAAAGAAATGAAAAAGCTTTTCGATAAAGAAGCACAAGAGAATCATGTTTACCCAATTGATGACCGCACGCTTGAGCGTATGAATGCAGAAATAGCTGGCCGACCCGATGCGATGTTTGGTAAACAGAGTTTGACTTTATATGAAGGGGCTAAAGGTATTCCTGAAAACTCTTTTTTAAATATCAAAAATAAATCTTTTGATTTAGTTGCAAAAGTCATTACTGATGATGTGAAAAACACCAATGGTGTTGTTATTGCACAAGGCGGTAACTTCGCTGGTTGGACTTTATTTGTTAAAAACGGAGTACCAACATTCGAGTATAATTGGTTGACGTATGAGTATACTAAAGTCTCTGGTTCGGAACTCAAAAAAGGTGAAAATGAGATCAAAGTTGAGTTTCGTTATGATGAAGATGGCAAAGGGGGTAAAGGGAACGCCGCAGGTTTAGGAAAAGGTGGTAATGTATATTTATACGTTAACGGCAAACTTGCAGCTAAAAAGCTGATCCCAAATACAATTGCCAGCTTATTCTCACTTGATGATGGTGTGGGTATTGGTGAAGATGAGGGTGGTGCCGTAAGTCTTGACTATGAAGCCCCTTTTACTTTTAACAAAAAAATAGAACAGGTAACGACTTCTATTGTTCAATAG
- a CDS encoding anaerobic sulfatase maturase: MSGLHTTVKVVGSKCNYDCEYCFYLEKDTLLKSNKSMQQDTLEAYVRNYINSQNTPEVEFAWHGGEPTLVGLNFFEKAVEFQRKYAGQKVIKNTIQTNGSKLNNDWCRFFRENNFLVGISLDGPEWLQAKYRTKQGKSAFNEILSAIKLLQKMNVQYNVLACVTKEYCQHGEEIYTFFRKHKIKHIQFSPVVESLPSKDEQSRGQHFASNLIFFTAKSYQQNKYNPLSWAVDAKEYGKFLVDIFNLWIKEDVGKVFILNFEQALTQYIGNPSPNCIHAKNCGSSYAVEANGDVYFCDHVAYPESKIGNVMTSSFQDIASNNKDIFNKESRLSERCKKCNVRQLCNGGCPKHRYLADTGEYENVLCDGYFHFFNSIQKYLHAMTQLLANGYPASYVMQALNGPLILKSSNN, encoded by the coding sequence ATGAGTGGACTTCATACCACCGTCAAGGTTGTAGGTTCAAAATGTAATTACGATTGTGAATATTGTTTTTACTTAGAGAAAGATACCCTTCTGAAATCTAATAAGTCGATGCAACAGGATACTCTCGAAGCATACGTACGTAATTACATCAATAGTCAAAACACACCCGAGGTTGAATTTGCTTGGCACGGCGGTGAACCCACATTAGTTGGGCTTAATTTTTTTGAAAAAGCTGTCGAATTTCAAAGAAAATATGCAGGCCAAAAAGTTATTAAAAACACCATCCAAACTAATGGCTCCAAATTGAATAACGATTGGTGTCGTTTTTTTAGAGAAAATAACTTTCTTGTAGGAATTAGCTTAGATGGCCCCGAATGGCTACAAGCAAAATACCGTACTAAACAAGGTAAGAGCGCATTCAACGAGATCCTCAGTGCGATTAAGCTTTTACAGAAAATGAATGTGCAATACAACGTATTAGCTTGTGTTACTAAAGAGTATTGCCAACATGGTGAAGAAATTTATACCTTTTTTCGTAAGCATAAGATTAAACATATTCAGTTTTCCCCAGTTGTAGAATCACTCCCCTCAAAAGATGAACAATCTCGAGGTCAGCACTTTGCCAGTAATCTCATTTTTTTTACTGCTAAATCCTACCAACAAAATAAATATAACCCACTTTCTTGGGCTGTAGATGCAAAGGAATACGGAAAGTTTCTTGTCGATATATTTAACCTTTGGATCAAAGAAGATGTAGGTAAGGTTTTTATTTTAAACTTTGAGCAGGCGTTAACTCAATATATTGGTAACCCCTCACCTAACTGTATTCACGCAAAAAATTGCGGCTCATCTTATGCCGTAGAGGCTAATGGCGACGTTTATTTTTGTGATCATGTTGCTTATCCCGAGTCAAAAATAGGTAATGTGATGACGAGTTCTTTTCAAGATATTGCTTCAAATAATAAAGATATTTTCAATAAAGAATCTCGTTTATCTGAACGATGTAAAAAATGTAATGTTCGTCAGTTATGTAATGGGGGTTGCCCTAAACATCGTTACCTTGCAGATACTGGCGAGTATGAGAATGTTCTGTGCGACGGGTATTTTCATTTTTTCAACTCAATCCAAAAGTATTTACATGCTATGACTCAATTACTGGCTAACGGTTACCCTGCTAGTTATGTCATGCAAGCATTAAATGGTCCGTTAATTCTGAAATCTTCTAACAATTAA
- a CDS encoding arylesterase, with amino-acid sequence MMHPILRFIFVLLLVIKPLTAAADNTILILGDSLSAAYGLKQEQGWVKLLQDKYDEKDQSVYLVNASISGETTGGALRRLDALLSEFEPTHVLIELGGNDGLRGFPIKRLQTNLRDLIAKSQQIGAKTAIMEVQIPPNYGPRYTKLFTDSFKTIADETDSELMPFFMLNIAGRPELMQNDNLHPNADAQPLIRDFMYKTINDWLD; translated from the coding sequence ATGATGCATCCAATCCTACGTTTTATATTCGTTTTACTGTTAGTAATCAAACCACTTACGGCAGCAGCTGACAACACAATTTTAATTTTAGGTGACAGTTTAAGCGCCGCATACGGCCTTAAACAAGAACAAGGCTGGGTTAAATTGTTACAAGATAAGTACGATGAAAAAGACCAATCTGTATATTTAGTAAACGCTAGTATTAGTGGTGAAACTACCGGCGGCGCCTTAAGACGACTCGACGCGTTACTAAGTGAATTTGAACCCACTCATGTGCTTATTGAGCTTGGCGGAAACGATGGTTTACGTGGTTTCCCTATTAAACGCCTGCAAACTAACCTACGTGATTTAATAGCGAAAAGCCAACAAATTGGGGCGAAAACCGCCATAATGGAAGTACAAATTCCACCAAACTATGGCCCGCGTTATACCAAACTTTTCACCGATAGCTTTAAAACTATTGCTGATGAAACAGATTCTGAGCTCATGCCTTTTTTCATGCTTAATATTGCAGGCCGTCCTGAGCTTATGCAAAACGATAACCTCCACCCTAACGCCGATGCTCAACCATTAATACGCGACTTTATGTACAAAACGATCAACGATTGGCTAGATTAA
- a CDS encoding ABC transporter ATP-binding protein: MSALSQLNIIQVKGLSKTVTTVEGNLTILSDISFNVKSGDSVAVVGTSGSGKSTLLSLLAGLDQSTSGSIYLDGAALHELGEEARAALRAEKVGFVFQSFMLVQSLTALENVMLPAELAGSKDAKQQALELLEKVGLSHRVGHYPSQLSGGEQQRVAIARAFIGTPKILFADEPSANLDSKNGKLIESLLFELNKEHGTTLILVTHDEQLAQKCQQILHIEAGQLVTVKESEGVQANVG, encoded by the coding sequence ATGTCAGCGCTTTCTCAATTAAACATCATTCAAGTTAAAGGACTTTCTAAAACGGTCACCACGGTTGAGGGCAACCTGACCATCCTCAGTGACATCAGCTTTAATGTCAAGTCGGGTGACTCAGTTGCAGTAGTGGGCACCTCTGGTTCGGGTAAGTCTACTTTATTAAGTTTGTTAGCCGGACTTGACCAATCAACTAGCGGCAGTATTTATTTAGATGGTGCTGCTTTGCACGAATTAGGCGAAGAAGCACGCGCGGCACTTCGCGCCGAAAAAGTGGGGTTTGTGTTTCAGTCTTTCATGCTTGTACAAAGCTTAACAGCACTTGAAAACGTGATGCTACCGGCTGAACTTGCCGGTAGTAAAGACGCGAAACAGCAAGCGCTTGAGCTACTTGAAAAAGTAGGTTTAAGTCACCGTGTTGGCCATTACCCATCGCAATTATCTGGCGGTGAGCAGCAGCGTGTAGCTATTGCGCGTGCATTTATTGGCACACCGAAAATCTTATTTGCCGATGAACCATCAGCGAACCTTGATAGCAAAAACGGTAAATTGATTGAGTCATTATTATTTGAATTAAATAAAGAGCACGGCACGACACTTATTTTAGTAACGCATGATGAGCAGCTTGCACAAAAGTGTCAGCAAATTTTACACATTGAAGCAGGGCAGTTAGTAACTGTAAAAGAAAGCGAAGGAGTGCAAGCGAATGTGGGCTAA
- a CDS encoding cell division protein FtsX codes for MWAKLALKLFSREFKRGELTVISAAIALAVLTVLTLSMVTDRIGQSIEEKSSAFIAADRVLASNHALPAEFLEKANQENLRTAKITYFDTMLFAGDEMQLGSVKAVSNTYPLKGELKVKTSLTDQPQVTADIPSRGEVWLSESVFYALNIKVGDKVELGAATFTASHVVAEEPDAPFNVFSSSQRILINEADIAVTEVIQPGSRVFYRQLYAGSKDNLDTFYAWLKPQMKENQRWYGVKDRQSPISNSLNRAESYLLLAGLLGIILAAVAIAVSAKRYCERQYDPVAMMKTLGGSRAMIRKIYLLHLSLVCSMSVIVGLLIGYGLQAVATDYLAQTMGTALPSASAKPWIIAISTGVICAVMFSIKPLLDLFDIPPLRVLRRNLGDRLLVSKVHLAMSALTVFLLMWLFSNNIKISAILFLSTAFLIAVLFALSKVIFGGGRKLGLSPGNSWSLAIASIQKRANVNAVQLISFALAIKLLLFLIVLKNDMISDWQSQLPENAPNSFLVNITEQELEPITSFLAQNDMPTSDFYPVVRGRVNAVNGELVAREVSQEDNEKKDEEARSGIGRELNLTWRKDLPNQNELIDGTWFSENSVAEASVEESMLKRLDVKIGDTLTFLIGAQSFDAKITSVRKVNWTTLKPNFFIILSPDVLASFPATYISSVNVKAEKKREFNELMRQYPTVNVIDVESFIKQIRSTIEQVSLAIGFVLAIVVACGALVLISQVQASLGERMQEIVILRTLGAKGRLIKNATLYEFLLLGVTAGLVAAIVSDIALLIVQKQMFDLAGKFHPHIWVIGPAVGGLFVACLGYLMIARTMRKNTQGLLRSLA; via the coding sequence ATGTGGGCTAAATTAGCACTAAAACTGTTTTCACGTGAGTTTAAACGCGGTGAGTTAACAGTGATAAGTGCAGCAATTGCCTTAGCTGTTCTCACTGTTTTAACACTGTCTATGGTTACCGACCGAATTGGTCAAAGTATTGAAGAAAAAAGCAGTGCCTTTATTGCTGCTGATCGCGTTTTAGCAAGTAACCATGCTTTACCTGCCGAGTTTTTAGAAAAAGCCAACCAAGAAAACTTACGTACCGCTAAAATAACCTATTTCGATACCATGTTATTTGCTGGTGACGAAATGCAGCTTGGCTCGGTGAAAGCGGTATCAAACACCTATCCGTTAAAAGGCGAGTTAAAAGTAAAAACTAGCCTGACTGATCAACCACAAGTAACTGCTGATATCCCAAGTCGTGGTGAAGTGTGGTTAAGTGAATCAGTGTTTTATGCGTTAAACATTAAAGTGGGCGATAAAGTAGAGCTTGGCGCTGCTACGTTTACTGCTAGTCATGTTGTAGCCGAAGAGCCTGATGCACCGTTTAATGTGTTTTCAAGCAGCCAGCGAATCTTAATTAATGAAGCAGACATAGCTGTTACAGAGGTAATTCAGCCGGGTAGTCGAGTGTTTTATCGTCAGCTTTATGCTGGCAGCAAAGACAATTTAGATACCTTCTATGCGTGGTTAAAACCACAAATGAAAGAAAACCAGCGTTGGTATGGTGTTAAAGACCGCCAGTCTCCTATTTCTAATAGTTTAAATCGTGCCGAGAGTTATCTATTGCTAGCAGGTTTACTTGGCATTATTTTAGCCGCTGTTGCTATTGCGGTATCGGCAAAACGGTATTGTGAGCGTCAATATGACCCGGTTGCCATGATGAAAACGCTGGGCGGAAGCCGCGCTATGATACGTAAAATCTATTTACTTCACTTGAGCCTTGTTTGTTCAATGTCGGTCATAGTTGGTTTACTGATTGGTTATGGCTTACAAGCAGTTGCAACAGATTATTTAGCACAAACCATGGGCACAGCACTACCAAGTGCATCTGCTAAACCGTGGATTATTGCTATTAGTACCGGCGTGATTTGTGCGGTAATGTTTTCTATTAAACCACTTCTCGATTTATTTGATATTCCTCCGCTGCGCGTGCTTCGCCGTAATTTAGGCGACCGTTTATTGGTTAGTAAAGTGCACTTGGCTATGTCGGCGCTTACTGTGTTTTTACTCATGTGGTTATTTAGTAATAACATCAAAATAAGTGCCATTTTGTTTCTTTCAACTGCATTTTTAATTGCGGTGTTATTTGCTTTATCAAAGGTTATTTTTGGCGGTGGTCGCAAACTCGGTTTAAGCCCAGGTAATAGTTGGTCATTGGCGATAGCATCAATTCAAAAGCGTGCCAACGTTAATGCCGTACAATTAATTAGCTTTGCATTGGCTATAAAATTGTTATTGTTTTTAATTGTATTGAAGAACGACATGATCTCGGATTGGCAGTCACAGCTTCCAGAAAATGCACCTAATTCATTTTTAGTGAACATTACTGAGCAAGAACTAGAACCTATTACTAGTTTCTTAGCGCAAAATGATATGCCAACGTCTGATTTTTACCCGGTTGTTCGTGGCCGTGTAAACGCCGTTAATGGTGAGCTGGTTGCCCGCGAAGTATCGCAAGAAGATAACGAAAAGAAAGACGAAGAAGCTCGCTCTGGCATTGGCCGTGAGCTAAATCTAACTTGGCGCAAGGACTTGCCAAATCAAAACGAGCTTATCGACGGTACATGGTTTAGTGAAAACTCAGTGGCTGAGGCATCGGTTGAAGAGTCTATGCTTAAACGCTTAGATGTAAAAATAGGTGATACGCTTACTTTCTTAATAGGTGCACAGTCTTTCGATGCAAAAATTACCAGTGTTCGAAAAGTTAACTGGACGACACTCAAACCTAACTTCTTTATTATTTTAAGTCCTGATGTGCTAGCCAGTTTTCCTGCTACTTATATTTCATCAGTAAATGTTAAAGCAGAGAAAAAACGTGAGTTTAATGAGCTAATGCGTCAATACCCAACGGTTAACGTGATAGATGTTGAGAGCTTTATTAAACAAATTCGCTCAACCATAGAGCAAGTATCGTTAGCGATTGGTTTTGTACTAGCGATTGTGGTTGCCTGTGGCGCTTTAGTACTTATTTCGCAAGTACAAGCAAGTTTGGGGGAGCGAATGCAAGAGATTGTCATCTTAAGAACTTTAGGTGCTAAAGGGCGTTTAATTAAAAATGCCACCTTATATGAGTTTTTACTATTAGGGGTTACGGCAGGCTTAGTGGCTGCCATTGTCAGTGACATCGCTCTGTTGATAGTACAAAAACAAATGTTCGATTTAGCTGGTAAATTCCATCCTCATATTTGGGTCATTGGCCCAGCAGTAGGAGGCTTATTTGTGGCATGTTTGGGTTATTTGATGATAGCGCGCACAATGCGAAAAAATACCCAAGGCTTATTACGCTCACTGGCATAA
- the ruvC gene encoding crossover junction endodeoxyribonuclease RuvC, whose amino-acid sequence MAIILGIDPGSRLTGYGVIAHQGAKFTYLGSGCIKLADHDFPVRLKMIYQGISQLVEQFSPDSFAIEKVFMAHNPDSALKLGQARGAAIVGASMAELPVYEYSARQIKQAVVGNGGADKSQVQHMVKNILKLPGTPQADAADALAIAICHAHSEQNLIKLAGSASKTVRGRLRK is encoded by the coding sequence TTGGCGATTATTTTAGGGATTGATCCTGGTTCACGGTTAACAGGGTACGGCGTGATTGCTCACCAAGGTGCTAAGTTCACTTATTTAGGAAGTGGTTGCATAAAATTGGCAGATCACGATTTTCCTGTTCGTTTAAAAATGATTTACCAAGGGATCAGTCAATTGGTAGAGCAATTCTCCCCAGACAGCTTTGCTATCGAAAAAGTGTTTATGGCACATAACCCTGATTCGGCACTTAAACTTGGTCAAGCTCGTGGCGCTGCCATTGTTGGCGCTTCAATGGCTGAGCTGCCAGTTTATGAATATTCAGCAAGGCAAATCAAGCAAGCTGTTGTGGGTAATGGCGGAGCCGATAAGTCTCAAGTACAGCATATGGTAAAGAATATTTTAAAGCTGCCTGGCACACCTCAAGCCGATGCCGCTGACGCTCTAGCAATTGCTATATGTCATGCACACTCAGAACAAAATTTAATTAAACTTGCGGGCAGTGCGAGCAAAACCGTAAGAGGACGATTAAGGAAGTAA
- the ruvA gene encoding Holliday junction branch migration protein RuvA yields the protein MIGRLNGLLVEKQPPEILIEVSGVGYEVQMPMTCFYDLPAVGEQAIIYTHFVVREDAQLLFGFNNKTERALFRELLKANGVGPKLGLAILSGMSAQQFVSCVNNEDATTLVKLPGVGKKTAERLVLEMKDRLKDWGNDLFTPFSDNAVIEPASDDTLVANNAADDAVSALVALGYKLPQAQKAVKAVNKPDMTTEVLIKEALKSML from the coding sequence ATGATTGGTCGATTAAATGGCTTACTTGTTGAAAAACAGCCGCCAGAAATTCTCATTGAAGTAAGTGGTGTAGGCTACGAAGTGCAAATGCCTATGACCTGCTTTTATGATTTACCCGCAGTAGGTGAGCAAGCGATTATTTATACCCATTTTGTGGTACGTGAAGATGCCCAGCTATTATTTGGTTTTAACAATAAAACAGAGCGCGCTTTATTTAGAGAGCTATTAAAGGCTAATGGCGTAGGGCCAAAGTTAGGTCTTGCGATTTTATCGGGTATGTCAGCACAGCAATTTGTAAGTTGTGTAAACAATGAAGATGCAACCACACTGGTTAAACTTCCGGGGGTTGGTAAAAAAACTGCTGAGCGCTTAGTACTCGAAATGAAAGACAGACTGAAAGATTGGGGTAATGACTTATTTACACCATTTAGCGATAATGCCGTCATTGAGCCTGCAAGTGATGATACCCTAGTGGCAAATAATGCTGCCGATGATGCAGTGTCTGCACTTGTTGCGTTAGGTTATAAGCTACCGCAAGCACAAAAAGCGGTGAAAGCAGTGAACAAACCAGATATGACGACAGAGGTTCTAATTAAAGAAGCTCTAAAATCAATGTTGTGA